AGAACACACATTCCGAAATTATTTGAACAAAATTCCTGAAGATATATACTCTTAGATCTTAATTAGCCCGTATGAtcttttaaaagaatataaaagggGATCAAACCTTACCTCAAGTTATAAGAGGATGTAGAGAGGCTTCAAGAAAGCAATAAGCTCCAATTTAAAGATAGTAAAGATAGACAAAAGAAACTATCAGGGTTTTTAAAGTTCGATTGCACAATGTACATTCAATTTCCAGAAGACTAAGTAACATCTCCATGAACTATAACAAAGTGAATGATCAGGGAGGATTAAAAGGTTGTTCAACCCTTGTAAGTTgcttccttttctttctttttttctttttacatgaGACTTTGTTCACACACATACGATAATATCTCCTATAAGTaacttttttcctttcttatCTAGAATTTTGTCTACACATATCCAATACATTTGTCATTGACGTTCTACATGTCATCTTGTAGCGTGGACACAAGTGGATCATTTGTCACAATATGAGTGACCTTGATCAAGGCTTGCATATAGGTTGATAATTTGTAGATTCCATACTAAAAGAAAGTTGGAAGGTTTAATTTGATTGAACAAATTGCAATCAATTGATGCAAAAACGAGTGACTTAGAGCTAGACTAGTTGCATTTAATTTGTGGATGACATGTAAATATATGAACAAAATAAGTATATTTCTTTTCCCTACTTCAGCCGTTcacaacattattttaaaaaaaaaacactcacGTCTAAAATATGAAAGAGGAGAAAATGAAGATATTAGGAACAAGGTGGGAGTGTCCTCTGTGGTGAATAAGATGAAGGAGGCAAGATTGAAATAGCTCGGGCAGATGAAGAGTAGATGTAAGGATGCACTAGTGAGAAGGTGAGACTCTGGCTATGGTGGATATGGGAAGAGGTTAAGATAGGCCAAAGAAGTATTAGTATGGAGAGAGGCGAATAGATTAGAAATGGCATACATGTAGCTTATCAAAGGCATGATCCGAGAGAGGAGGACTTGAAAGTTGAGGATTAGGGTAGAATATACATAGTCGAGTATTGTCTAGTTTTCAGTATCAGTATTGTTACTATTATTCTCATACTGTGTCATTCTTTGATTTTAGTACTTCTATTTGTTTCATTTGTCTCGATTATcgtttttttattgttaaagtCAGCATAGCTTGCTTcactattatattttctttagatACTTGTTTTTTATCTGCTTTATCTGAGCTAAGAATCTATTGAAAACAATCTTTCTATAGAGATAAGGCTTctcagaccccacttgtggaatACACgtagtatgttgttgttgtaagtACTCTTCAAACTCTACTGACAATTTGTACAGATATATCTAGTTTATTTAAATCTTGTCACtactataaatttttattattattttggatGGATGGAGTAATCAACATTGCTATATCACTACTGCTTCATGAATACTAATGCCTACAATCattcaatgttttttctttaatttcatctttttgtttttctggatatttcttattttatgctTACCAAATTTATTGCAGATATATAGGGTGGTCACATGAATTGGATGTATCTGAAGTAGATATATAGAAGATGATGATGCCTGCCACAAGACAAATATGTACCTCAATATACTAGCTATCTAGCTAGTTATGTTTTCttattaagttattattattacatattatatatatatatatacacatactgAGGTCTTAGTCTATAATAATTTAGTTAGATAATCAGTTTCTTTCAATCAAATAACTGTCTTTTGGAAATTTGTTAAGGGATTTCTCCTCCGTTGTAAATTAAATTACTTCTCagctatttttataaatatacttTGCATCATTTTCAGCAGGAGTCAtgtatttcagttttttctaTGCACTTGgttctttctttgtttgttttcttatatttataaattcttgtgtgtatcTGTAGTATGTATTGAGCCAGGGCGGAGCCACCTTTCTAGTTACAAGTGCACAGACTCAATAACTTTAGCTCAAACGTTGTATTTATATGTGTAAATAATCTATACAGAATCAAACTAAGTAAAAAGCAAATTGTGATTCAAAATTCATTAAACTAAAAGTTCTGACTCAGCATGTGTATTTTGTGGAGCATGACTTGTAACAAATGGCCAAGAAAGATATGCATTTCTTTTTGGGGGACTTTTCGTTTCTAAATTAATAGATTCTGGTAATTTAAGTGcatttattaattcattatattttgacTAAAGTTactgaaatttaaaaatataaaatgcttgcttcatatataaatacaaatcagTAATAACTTCATCTACTTTGAGATCTTgatgtagccaacatgggagGAATTGTTCACTTTAACCAAAGCTCCAAGCTCAGGTACAACCAAGCACTTTGATGACTCTTGTTTGTAGAAAAAGCCCACACATTTGCAATCTTTGTTGCACCTATTTTTGCACTCACTTATTTTTATAGGTCCAACTCCTTCATTATAATCACTAGTAAAATGTTCAACTCGTTCCACCTTATAATAGTCCACATTTGCTCCTCCTTTACATACTGGCAACTTTGGTGGTGCACATTCTTTACTCCACCCAATCAAGCCTCGAGGGCTCGGACACGCCACACATTGGCTGTCCTCGCAAACGCCTAATGATCCACACCTCATCGGTAGCTTGCATTCACTTTTTCCATCGTTGTCCCTATCGAGAAGTCGATATGTTACTTCCCATGCTCCCCAATCAACATTTGGTTCGTAAGTGTACATTCTTAAATTACCATCCATATCAACTCTAAACATAGTGTATGTAGTATTATATTTAGGCCTAGTAAATATAGATGTACCAGAGCTAGAAGAATTGGTCATGTTGATCCTAAATCCTAGCTCAAAAGCATAATTTTCACCATACTCTGGCTCACAATAGAAATCAAAATTGGCTAAAGAGCCTATCCCATTACCAAAATCATCTGATTTGAAATACGGTAAAGGCTTTTTCGAAT
This window of the Solanum pennellii chromosome 2, SPENNV200 genome carries:
- the LOC107010436 gene encoding epidermis-specific secreted glycoprotein EP1-like, whose protein sequence is MSSYSSLLVITLCSLFIVTLANVPPSKTFKYINEGSFGEYSVEYFADYRVLDIVNFPFTLCFFNSTPNTFILGLRMGHSRSESIMRWVWEANRGKPVRENATLTFGIDGNLVLTDVDGTVAWHTNTANKGVTGLKLLPNGNLVLHDKNDLFVWQSFDHPTDTLLVGQSLRAKGPYKLVSRKSSKEPVDGPYSFVLEGRHWAMYYTSVNSKKPLPYFKSDDFGNGIGSLANFDFYCEPEYGENYAFELGFRINMTNSSSSGTSIFTRPKYNTTYTMFRVDMDGNLRMYTYEPNVDWGAWEVTYRLLDRDNDGKSECKLPMRCGSLGVCEDSQCVACPSPRGLIGWSKECAPPKLPVCKGGANVDYYKVERVEHFTSDYNEGVGPIKISECKNRCNKDCKCVGFFYKQESSKCLVVPELGALVKVNNSSHVGYIKISK